The Doryrhamphus excisus isolate RoL2022-K1 chromosome 1, RoL_Dexc_1.0, whole genome shotgun sequence genome includes a window with the following:
- the wipf2a gene encoding WAS/WASL-interacting protein family member 2 isoform X2: protein MPIPPPPPPPPGPPPPPTFGQANTTPPKLSSSEAKGRGALLSDICKGTRLKKVGVVNDRSAPVLEQSGGGGGGGHGGGGPMGMGGLFQGGVPKLRPVGDGSSGGSVGRSALRPPVSRPSAPRPPTGRSVSPSPPEHQRSHRPSLPDITRPPTTSSNSSSSSGGGMKHSTSAPPPPPPFTRGARGNAPPTPSQKASGLSSAQSREKPLPPTPNRGPAPTSASKLSSSSSRPPTSGSSAPPPPPPYRMHTGLSNGPSHPDGGGAPELPQRHNSLTKKNTSGSGGQGRNHAPPPPPSSSPSLQQGSRPPPPAREPPSRRAAPQVPLSSARNGNRDAPPPPPPYRGQSTAVSESLSRAGKPPPPTFSSSSSSSSSSTSSRTPAGPPPPPPPIRNGHSSISSSKSILDDFESKFNFHPMDDLPPPEEYRHFNKVYPSKSTLLRGAPPAPPVGR, encoded by the exons ATGCCCATtcctccccctcccccgcctcccccggggcccccgcccccgcctaCCTTCGGTCAG GCGAACACCACTCCTCCCAAGCTGAGCTCGTCTGAGGCCAAAGGCAGAGGAGCGCTGCTGTCCGACATCTGCAAAGGCACCAGGCTGAAGAAAGTGGGCGTGGTCAACGACCGCAGCGCCCCTGTTTTGGAGC aatctggaggaggaggaggaggtggtcaTGGAGGCGGAGGCCCAATGGGAATGGggggtcttttccaaggaggtGTGCCAAAGTTGCGTCCAGTTGgag ATGGTTCGTCAGGGGGTTCGGTGGGCAGATCCGCCTTGAGGCCCCCGGTGTCCCGGCCTTCTGCTCCTCGCCCCCCCACCGGCCGCTCTGTTTCACCCTCCCCGCCGGAGCACCAGCGCTCCCACCGGCCCTCGCTGCCTGACATCActcgcccccccaccaccagcagtaactcctcctcgtcctccggCGGCGGGATGAAGCACAGCACGTCagctccgccccctcccccGCCGTTCACCAGGGGTGCCCGTGGAAACGCCCCGCCCACTCCCAGCCAAAAGGCGTCGGGGCTATCGTCGGCGCAGAGCAGAGagaagcccctccctcccacgcCAAACAGAGGCCCTGCCCCTACCAGCGCCAGTAAGCTCTCGTCATCCTCCAGCAGACCCCCCACCAGCGGCTCGTCGGCTCCACCTCCTCCGCCGCCGTACAGGATGCACACCGGCCTGTCCAACGGCCCCTCCCACCCCGACGGGGGAGGAGCTCCCGAGCTTCCACAGAGGCACAACTCCCTGACTAAGAAAAACACGTCGGGGAGTGGTGGCCAAGGACGCAACCacgcccctccccctcctccctcgTCATCGCCATCGCTGCAGCAAGGTAGCAGACCGCCGCCTCCCGCCAGAGAGCCCCCGAGCCGCCGAGCAG cTCCCCAGGTGCCCCTCTCCAGCGCTCGCAACGGCAACCGGGACGCtccgcccccgccgcccccgTACCGTGGCCAGAGCACCGCGGTCTCAGAGTCTCTCAGCCGAGCGGGCAAACCTCCGCCTCCCACCttttcctcctcgtcctcctcctcatcgtcaTCCACCTCCTCCCGCACTCCCGCCGGACCCCCTCCGCCGCCCCCTCCCATCCGGAACGGCCattcctccatctcctcctccaaGTCCATCTTGG ATGATTTTGAATCCAAGTTCAACTTCCATCCAATGGATGACCTTCCGCCTCCAGAGGAGTACCGTCATTTCAACAAGGTCTACCCCAGCAAGAGCA CCTTGTTGAGAGGAGCACCCCCAGCACCGCCGGTGGGGAGGTGA
- the wipf2a gene encoding WAS/WASL-interacting protein family member 2 isoform X1, with product MPIPPPPPPPPGPPPPPTFGQANTTPPKLSSSEAKGRGALLSDICKGTRLKKVGVVNDRSAPVLEQSGGGGGGGHGGGGPMGMGGLFQGGVPKLRPVGDGSSGGSVGRSALRPPVSRPSAPRPPTGRSVSPSPPEHQRSHRPSLPDITRPPTTSSNSSSSSGGGMKHSTSAPPPPPPFTRGARGNAPPTPSQKASGLSSAQSREKPLPPTPNRGPAPTSASKLSSSSSRPPTSGSSAPPPPPPYRMHTGLSNGPSHPDGGGAPELPQRHNSLTKKNTSGSGGQGRNHAPPPPPSSSPSLQQGSRPPPPAREPPSRRAAPQVPLSSARNGNRDAPPPPPPYRGQSTAVSESLSRAGKPPPPTFSSSSSSSSSSTSSRTPAGPPPPPPPIRNGHSSISSSKSILDDFESKFNFHPMDDLPPPEEYRHFNKVYPSKSSKTLLRGAPPAPPVGR from the exons ATGCCCATtcctccccctcccccgcctcccccggggcccccgcccccgcctaCCTTCGGTCAG GCGAACACCACTCCTCCCAAGCTGAGCTCGTCTGAGGCCAAAGGCAGAGGAGCGCTGCTGTCCGACATCTGCAAAGGCACCAGGCTGAAGAAAGTGGGCGTGGTCAACGACCGCAGCGCCCCTGTTTTGGAGC aatctggaggaggaggaggaggtggtcaTGGAGGCGGAGGCCCAATGGGAATGGggggtcttttccaaggaggtGTGCCAAAGTTGCGTCCAGTTGgag ATGGTTCGTCAGGGGGTTCGGTGGGCAGATCCGCCTTGAGGCCCCCGGTGTCCCGGCCTTCTGCTCCTCGCCCCCCCACCGGCCGCTCTGTTTCACCCTCCCCGCCGGAGCACCAGCGCTCCCACCGGCCCTCGCTGCCTGACATCActcgcccccccaccaccagcagtaactcctcctcgtcctccggCGGCGGGATGAAGCACAGCACGTCagctccgccccctcccccGCCGTTCACCAGGGGTGCCCGTGGAAACGCCCCGCCCACTCCCAGCCAAAAGGCGTCGGGGCTATCGTCGGCGCAGAGCAGAGagaagcccctccctcccacgcCAAACAGAGGCCCTGCCCCTACCAGCGCCAGTAAGCTCTCGTCATCCTCCAGCAGACCCCCCACCAGCGGCTCGTCGGCTCCACCTCCTCCGCCGCCGTACAGGATGCACACCGGCCTGTCCAACGGCCCCTCCCACCCCGACGGGGGAGGAGCTCCCGAGCTTCCACAGAGGCACAACTCCCTGACTAAGAAAAACACGTCGGGGAGTGGTGGCCAAGGACGCAACCacgcccctccccctcctccctcgTCATCGCCATCGCTGCAGCAAGGTAGCAGACCGCCGCCTCCCGCCAGAGAGCCCCCGAGCCGCCGAGCAG cTCCCCAGGTGCCCCTCTCCAGCGCTCGCAACGGCAACCGGGACGCtccgcccccgccgcccccgTACCGTGGCCAGAGCACCGCGGTCTCAGAGTCTCTCAGCCGAGCGGGCAAACCTCCGCCTCCCACCttttcctcctcgtcctcctcctcatcgtcaTCCACCTCCTCCCGCACTCCCGCCGGACCCCCTCCGCCGCCCCCTCCCATCCGGAACGGCCattcctccatctcctcctccaaGTCCATCTTGG ATGATTTTGAATCCAAGTTCAACTTCCATCCAATGGATGACCTTCCGCCTCCAGAGGAGTACCGTCATTTCAACAAGGTCTACCCCAGCAAGAGCAGTAAGA CCTTGTTGAGAGGAGCACCCCCAGCACCGCCGGTGGGGAGGTGA
- the mrpl21 gene encoding 39S ribosomal protein L21, mitochondrial codes for MALSRAYTTLWRTCRLLTPRHPVPPLAAVRTQSSVSGDIAPRTSLSMPPWPETRLLPEEDQRRQHASLVSTVNQRIENRDFGRLFAVVHFAGHQWKVTDEDLILIENHIDADCGERIRMEKVLLVGAEDFTLIGRPLLGKELVRVEATVVEKTESWPKVHMVFWKRHRFQRKRFIVQPQTVLRINRIELAPRLV; via the coding sequence ATGGCGCTGAGCAGAGCCTACACGACGCTGTGGAGGACATGCAGGCTGTTGACACCCAGACACCCTGTCCCTCCTCTCGCTGCAGTCCGGACTCAGAGCTCAGTTAGCGGGGACATAGCGCCGCGGACCTCCCTGTCCATGCCTCCGTGGCCGGAGACGAGGTTGTTACCGGAGGAGGATCAGCGCAGACAgcacgcctccctggtgagcaCCGTCAACCAGCGGATAGAGAACAGGGACTTCGGTCGACTATTCGCTGTGGTCCACTTCGCCGGGCATCAATGGAAGGTCACAGATGAAGACTTGATCCTGATCGAGAACCACATCGATGCGGACTGCGGCGAGCGGATCCGGATGGAGAAAGTTTTGCTGGTGGGGGCGGAGGACTTCACCCTGATCGGCAGGCCTTTGCTGGGGAAGGAGCTGGTCAGGGTCGAAGCCACGGTGGTCGAGAAGACCGAGTCTTGGCCCAAAGTGCACATGGTGTTCTGGAAGAGGCATCGTTTCCAGCGCAAGCGGTTCATTGTTCAGCCTCAGACGGTGCTGAGGATCAACCGTATCGAACTGGCACCGAGACTGGTATGA